A genome region from Gemmatimonadota bacterium includes the following:
- a CDS encoding menaquinone biosynthesis protein, which yields MRVRLGVVSYLNSRPLVEVLRTGAIDRDFELIYGVPSRCAERLHTGETDVALIPAVEIGRGRDAYRIVPNIGIISNGPVGSVFIVLNKKPEEIQTLALDRGSRTSVVLAQIVLARQFGCQPEVFFHPPDIDAMLKRADAALLIGDPALALSRKRYRILDLGEIWTQMTGLPFVYACWTGRPDALAPYHIDKLIEAKEKSKSLIPNIAKDYAAETRTLSPAFYAEYLTRNILYDLGDTELEGLKRFYAYGVELGLMDAVPDIRFYV from the coding sequence ATGCGTGTGCGTTTGGGCGTGGTGTCATACTTAAACTCGCGGCCACTGGTTGAAGTGCTGCGCACGGGTGCGATTGATCGCGATTTTGAACTGATCTACGGCGTGCCCTCGCGATGCGCCGAACGGCTGCACACGGGCGAAACCGATGTGGCATTGATCCCCGCTGTAGAAATTGGACGCGGACGTGATGCCTATCGGATTGTGCCCAATATCGGCATTATTTCAAACGGGCCTGTTGGCAGCGTATTTATCGTACTAAACAAAAAACCCGAAGAAATTCAAACACTGGCTCTGGATCGCGGATCGCGCACATCAGTCGTGCTGGCGCAGATCGTACTGGCGCGGCAATTTGGCTGCCAGCCAGAAGTATTTTTTCATCCCCCAGATATAGACGCAATGCTCAAACGCGCCGATGCCGCCCTGTTGATTGGCGATCCCGCGCTGGCATTGTCCCGCAAACGCTATCGAATCCTAGACCTGGGCGAAATTTGGACGCAGATGACAGGGTTGCCTTTCGTCTATGCCTGCTGGACCGGACGCCCCGATGCATTGGCGCCATATCACATTGACAAACTGATCGAGGCCAAAGAAAAGAGCAAGTCGCTCATCCCAAACATCGCAAAGGACTATGCCGCTGAAACCCGCACCCTATCGCCCGCATTTTATGCTGAATACCTAACCAGAAATATCCTCTACGATTTGGGCGATACCGAACTGGAAGGCTTGAAGCGATTCTATGCTTATGGTGTAGAACTGGGATTAATGGACGCAGTGCCAGATATCCGCTTCTATGTTTAA
- a CDS encoding Gfo/Idh/MocA family oxidoreductase, which produces MPEKNKPIRVGVVGVGRGRSFMRAATPTGMELVAICDTWEERLRPEGKELGVSTYVDYHAFLEHDMDAVVLANYFHEHAPFAVAALNAGKHVMSETAACHTLGEGVALARAVERSGKIYMFAENYPYTAYNQEMRRLYQKGHVGEFKYGEGEYVHPDPPEVKLGRSCGRNHWRNWIPSTYYCTHSIAPVMYITDTRPVKVNGFVIPYDFGDMTKTLHMNRADTAGVIICRMNNDAVMKSLHGALRGHGNYVRIHGNKGVMENCRNGDKYRLRIWREPWEKPKGEPVETVYRPDFPVHHDRATQAGHGGGDFFTSYHFAEAIRTGEQPYLDVYRGIDMSIAGIQAWRSALSDSAPMEVPNFRDESIRKKYERDDWSPDPTRKKPGQPPSSILGEIEPSDGAKALAKKVWASRGYFGE; this is translated from the coding sequence ATGCCCGAAAAAAACAAACCAATTCGCGTGGGCGTCGTCGGCGTGGGACGCGGGCGATCATTTATGCGGGCGGCAACACCGACGGGAATGGAACTCGTAGCAATTTGCGATACATGGGAAGAGCGACTAAGACCCGAAGGCAAAGAACTCGGAGTATCGACTTATGTAGATTATCATGCATTTTTGGAACACGATATGGATGCCGTGGTACTCGCCAATTATTTTCACGAACACGCGCCCTTTGCCGTTGCAGCACTGAACGCCGGAAAACACGTCATGAGCGAAACCGCTGCCTGCCATACATTGGGCGAAGGCGTCGCACTTGCGCGGGCGGTAGAGCGCAGTGGTAAAATTTATATGTTTGCCGAAAACTACCCCTACACGGCGTACAATCAAGAAATGAGGCGGCTCTACCAGAAAGGACACGTGGGAGAATTTAAATACGGAGAAGGCGAGTACGTGCATCCCGATCCACCGGAAGTAAAATTGGGGCGCAGTTGCGGGCGCAATCACTGGCGCAACTGGATTCCCTCGACCTATTATTGCACGCATTCGATAGCACCGGTAATGTACATCACAGACACGCGTCCCGTAAAAGTGAACGGATTTGTCATCCCCTACGATTTTGGCGACATGACCAAAACCCTGCACATGAACCGCGCGGATACGGCAGGCGTGATCATCTGCAGGATGAACAATGACGCCGTAATGAAATCCCTGCACGGCGCGTTGCGCGGGCACGGCAATTACGTCAGAATCCACGGCAACAAGGGCGTGATGGAAAACTGTCGAAACGGCGATAAATATCGGCTACGCATATGGAGAGAGCCGTGGGAAAAGCCAAAAGGAGAACCGGTAGAAACCGTTTACAGACCGGACTTCCCGGTACATCACGACCGCGCAACACAGGCCGGACACGGCGGCGGCGATTTCTTCACCAGTTACCATTTCGCCGAAGCGATTCGCACGGGCGAGCAACCCTACCTCGATGTGTATCGCGGCATCGACATGAGTATCGCGGGCATTCAAGCGTGGCGATCAGCACTCAGCGATTCGGCACCGATGGAAGTACCCAATTTTCGCGATGAATCCATAAGAAAGAAATACGAGCGCGATGATTGGTCACCCGATCCCACGCGCAAAAAACCGGGACAACCACCGAGCAGTATTCTGGGAGAAATCGAACCGTCCGATGGCGCCAAAGCACTGGCAAAAAAAGTTTGGGCAAGCCGAGGATACTTTGGAGAATGA
- a CDS encoding replication-associated recombination protein A: MANAPLAERLRPQVLDDIVGQDHLVGPGAPLRVLIESDRLPSMIFWGPPGSGKTTLARVIAGTTQSRFVSFSAVTAGIKEAREIIARAREERRLGRRTIFFVDEIHRFNKAQQDAFLPHVENGVITLIGATTENPSFEVNSALLSRTRVFVLNLLDTSHIRQVLDRAIADSEHGFPDLQIDDQALDLIAETAEGDARRSLNALETVVAAVEATGCDPTPETVREILGRKAHLYDKTGEEHYNIISAFHKSLRGSDPHASLYWLARMMTSGEHPHYILRRMIRFASEDVGAADPRALQVALNAREAYDFLGSPEGDLSIAQATVYLATAPKSNAVYAAYNNALSDVEKHLNLPVPLHIRNAPTKLMKDLDYSKGYQYAHDDPDGYIDQVYFPDNLRDRTYYHPTDRGYEKHIRALMDWWDELRKKKSF; this comes from the coding sequence ATGGCAAACGCGCCTCTGGCCGAACGCCTGCGTCCCCAGGTGCTGGACGATATTGTGGGGCAGGATCATCTCGTTGGACCGGGTGCGCCCCTTCGGGTGCTTATCGAGAGCGACCGCTTGCCGTCCATGATTTTCTGGGGACCACCGGGTTCGGGCAAGACAACGCTGGCTCGGGTTATTGCGGGTACGACGCAGAGTCGGTTTGTGTCTTTTAGCGCGGTTACCGCGGGGATCAAAGAGGCGCGGGAGATTATTGCGCGGGCGCGAGAGGAACGACGCCTGGGCAGGCGTACCATCTTTTTTGTGGATGAGATTCACCGTTTTAACAAGGCGCAACAAGATGCTTTTCTGCCCCATGTGGAGAATGGTGTTATTACGCTTATTGGTGCCACTACTGAGAATCCCTCTTTTGAGGTTAATTCTGCCCTGCTTTCACGCACGCGCGTTTTTGTGCTCAATTTGCTCGATACGTCCCATATTCGCCAGGTGCTGGACCGCGCAATTGCCGATTCGGAACACGGCTTTCCCGATTTGCAGATCGATGACCAGGCTTTAGATCTCATTGCCGAGACGGCAGAGGGCGATGCCCGCCGGTCTCTGAACGCGCTTGAAACGGTTGTTGCGGCTGTTGAAGCTACGGGTTGCGACCCTACGCCCGAAACGGTGCGCGAAATTCTCGGTCGCAAGGCTCATCTTTACGACAAGACAGGGGAAGAACACTACAATATCATTTCGGCTTTTCACAAGAGTCTTCGCGGCAGCGATCCACATGCCTCACTGTATTGGCTCGCGCGTATGATGACGTCTGGTGAGCATCCGCACTATATTTTGAGGCGTATGATTCGCTTTGCTTCTGAAGATGTGGGTGCTGCTGATCCGCGCGCTTTGCAAGTTGCGCTCAATGCCCGCGAGGCGTACGATTTTCTGGGCAGTCCCGAGGGCGATCTATCTATTGCTCAGGCGACGGTTTATCTCGCTACAGCTCCCAAGAGCAATGCCGTTTATGCCGCGTATAATAACGCGCTTTCCGATGTTGAGAAACACCTGAACCTGCCCGTGCCCCTGCATATTCGCAATGCGCCGACAAAGCTTATGAAAGATCTCGATTACAGCAAGGGGTATCAATACGCACATGACGATCCGGATGGCTATATTGATCAGGTGTATTTTCCCGATAATTTGAGAGACCGCACCTATTATCATCCCACAGATCGCGGCTATGAAAAGCACATTCGCGCGCTTATGGATTGGTGGGATGAATTGAGAAAGAAAAAATCTTTTTGA
- a CDS encoding DUF3604 domain-containing protein — translation MIEKHDLTEEQIRRYYGWAEIDPDRAVIAGETGTWRIVYHAGKYGIDDGGVIKIAWRDVSDWQRPQFDDPSAPAYASVSTTGPATLKAVFDRQRYIRPWRYCVTIDVFDDSLSEGDTITLILGDTSGGSPGSRAQTFCKDAFEFRVSVDWCGTWVYTEVPSPKVPIVSGAPNKLIALGPSETTPGEATWIGVKAEDIWGNPCAEYRGTVKIDADGLDGLPETYVFQPEHRGVRRFENVTAPKTGIYRVRIQDENNGFEAECNPLICIETRKDAQPFWGDLHGQSEETVGTNPVSSYFRFAREKAWMDFAGHQGNDFQITEAIWNEIKHQANTQNIAGKFVAFVGWEWSGNTPSGGDHNVYYPGDDGPLHRSSHVLIEDKSDIETDCQHITDLYRALKGKDALLIPHVGGRYANLTWHDPNLETVVEVLSEWGEFEWFLKEALEKGYRIGFTCGSDDHKGRPGAAHPGSGAFGIYGGITCVYAKELTRESIWEAIKTRRCYGTSGQRILIDVTVGGQPMGSDLATNTPPEIAVSVWGTAPIEKVDIFRGTEIIYTHPQTIPRQQTDIRIAWSGQRIRARNRLVRWDGEVTIDKGRITDARGFAFDSASEGIQSADDQSVTWTSVTTGDADGIILTLDAPPDATIKFGTPVLSQALKLTEIAKGPVVIDAGGIDMKVVFEQMPTGIGRDIAFTHTENQLHPGCHPYWVRVTQIDGGKAWVSPVYVKCEKEI, via the coding sequence ATGATAGAAAAACACGACCTGACCGAGGAACAAATTCGCAGATATTACGGCTGGGCAGAAATTGATCCAGACCGCGCGGTTATCGCCGGAGAAACGGGCACATGGCGCATTGTATATCACGCGGGCAAATACGGAATAGACGACGGCGGCGTAATCAAAATCGCGTGGCGCGACGTAAGCGACTGGCAGCGACCACAATTTGACGACCCCTCCGCACCTGCTTATGCATCGGTCTCGACCACGGGACCGGCGACCTTAAAAGCCGTATTCGACAGACAGCGCTATATTCGACCGTGGCGATATTGCGTCACCATCGATGTATTTGACGACTCATTATCCGAAGGCGACACCATAACACTAATATTGGGGGATACATCCGGCGGAAGTCCGGGCAGCCGCGCCCAAACCTTTTGCAAAGATGCGTTTGAATTTCGGGTATCGGTTGACTGGTGCGGCACATGGGTATATACAGAAGTACCATCCCCCAAAGTACCAATAGTAAGCGGTGCGCCCAATAAACTCATCGCACTGGGACCTTCTGAAACAACGCCGGGAGAAGCGACCTGGATCGGAGTAAAAGCCGAAGACATCTGGGGCAACCCGTGTGCAGAATATCGAGGCACGGTAAAAATCGACGCCGATGGCCTTGACGGATTACCCGAAACTTATGTATTTCAGCCAGAACATCGCGGCGTCAGGCGATTTGAAAATGTGACAGCCCCCAAAACGGGCATTTATCGCGTACGGATTCAGGATGAAAACAATGGTTTTGAAGCAGAATGCAATCCACTAATATGTATTGAAACGCGCAAAGACGCGCAACCCTTTTGGGGGGATCTACACGGACAAAGCGAAGAAACAGTGGGAACCAATCCGGTCTCATCCTACTTTCGTTTTGCACGCGAAAAAGCGTGGATGGATTTTGCGGGACATCAGGGAAATGACTTTCAGATTACAGAAGCAATCTGGAATGAAATCAAACACCAGGCAAATACCCAAAATATCGCGGGCAAATTCGTCGCCTTTGTCGGTTGGGAATGGTCGGGCAACACGCCTTCAGGCGGCGATCACAACGTCTATTATCCCGGTGATGATGGACCATTGCACCGCTCCAGCCATGTCCTCATCGAAGACAAATCAGATATAGAAACAGATTGTCAGCACATAACCGACCTCTACCGCGCACTCAAGGGAAAAGACGCGCTGCTAATCCCCCATGTGGGCGGGCGCTATGCCAACCTGACCTGGCACGACCCAAACCTGGAGACTGTAGTCGAGGTTTTATCTGAATGGGGAGAATTTGAATGGTTCTTAAAAGAAGCCCTTGAAAAAGGCTATCGCATCGGATTCACCTGCGGCAGCGACGACCACAAAGGGCGCCCGGGTGCCGCACATCCGGGCAGTGGCGCATTCGGTATTTACGGCGGAATCACATGCGTATATGCAAAAGAATTGACGCGAGAAAGCATCTGGGAAGCAATAAAAACAAGGCGGTGTTACGGCACCAGTGGACAGCGCATCCTCATAGATGTCACCGTAGGTGGACAGCCCATGGGATCGGACCTCGCAACGAACACACCACCTGAAATCGCTGTCAGTGTTTGGGGCACTGCGCCCATAGAAAAAGTGGATATCTTCAGAGGCACGGAAATCATCTACACACATCCCCAAACCATTCCCCGGCAACAAACAGACATACGCATTGCGTGGTCCGGACAGCGCATTCGCGCGCGCAACCGACTCGTGCGCTGGGATGGCGAAGTAACAATAGACAAAGGGAGAATCACAGACGCCAGAGGCTTTGCCTTTGACTCGGCATCCGAAGGCATTCAATCTGCCGACGACCAATCAGTAACCTGGACATCGGTGACAACCGGCGATGCAGACGGCATCATTTTAACCCTGGACGCCCCGCCCGATGCAACAATCAAATTTGGAACACCCGTCTTGTCGCAAGCGTTAAAACTTACAGAGATCGCAAAAGGACCGGTTGTAATCGACGCAGGTGGTATTGATATGAAGGTCGTATTTGAACAAATGCCCACAGGCATTGGACGCGACATCGCATTTACCCATACTGAGAACCAGTTACATCCCGGCTGTCACCCCTATTGGGTACGCGTAACGCAAATCGATGGCGGGAAGGCATGGGTGAGTCC